One Primulina huaijiensis isolate GDHJ02 chromosome 8, ASM1229523v2, whole genome shotgun sequence genomic region harbors:
- the LOC140983024 gene encoding transcription elongation factor TFIIS-like, with protein sequence MEKELIELFESAKRAADMADNSPGEVDRCVDAIKRLKKFPVNYQVLVSTQVGKRLRQLTKHKSDKIKSLASDVVEIWKGIIVKETMNTKNGSISDDKSVKAEPSAGTETNEHKKIKRTNSSKIDQKSLKKHVMVERNGYSGSPNSDKLMKSETSASLTSEKLELVQTTKNAAGEHIQVNMKVKEKTSSEIRKQASDPVGPPKLSSLVYCKDSTRDKLREIIAEALCKVSGEIDDESREKADACDPYRVAVLVETAMFEKWGKSIGAQKFKYRSIIFNIKDPQNPDFRRKVLLGDIEPHAITELTPEDMASDARQIQNEKIKEKALFNSQRGGPPKASTNEFTCGRCKKKETTYYQLQTRSADEPMTTFVTCVNCNNRWKF encoded by the exons ATGGAGAAGGAGCTGATCGAGCTTTTTGAGTCAGCAAAGAGAGCCGCAGATATGGCAGATAATTCACCTGGAGAAGTGGATCGGTGTGTTGATGCAATAAAACGGCTCAAGAAGTTCCCTGTCAATTATCAAGTACTTGTGTCAACACAG gTGGGTAAACGTCTTCGCCAACTGACAAAACATAAAAGCGACAAGATCAAGTCTTTGGCTTCTGATGTGGTTGAAATTTGGAAGGGTATAATTGTTAAGGAAACAATGAATACCAAGAACGGGAGTATTAGCGATGACAAATCTGTGAAAGCTGAACCTTCCGCTGGTACAGAAACTAACGAGCACAAGAAGATTAAGAGAACGAATTCTTCTAAAATCGATCAAAAATCTCTGAAGAAACATGTTATGGTTGAGAGAAACGGTTACTCTGGCTCACCAAATTCTGACAAGCTCATGAAGTCAGAAACTTCAGCTAGCCTTACGAGTGAAAAACTTGAACTTGTCCAGACTACAAAGAATGCGGCTGGAGAACACATAcaggtcaacatgaaagttaaAGAGAAAACGAGTTCTGAAATACGAAAACAGGCATCAGACCCGGTTGGTCCTCCAAAGCTCTCTTCTCTTGTTTACTGCAAAGATTCAACTAGGGACAAACTCCGAGAAATTATTGCAGAAGCTTTGTGCAAAGTTTCTGGTGAAATTGATGATGAATCGAGAGAAAAGGCAGATGCATGTGACCCTTATCGAGTTGCTGTTCTAGTGGAAACTGCAATGTTTGAGAAATGGGGCAAATCCATTGGTGCCCAGAAGTTCAAATACCGGTCCATTATTTTCAACATTAAGGATCCGCAGAACCCAGATTTTCGTAGAAAAGTCTTGCTCGGGGATATCGAGCCTCATGCCATTACTGAATTGACGCCAGAGGACATGGCTAGTGACGCAAGGCAGATTcagaatgaaaaaataaaagagaaagcACTGTTTAACAGTCAGCGTGGAGGACCTCCAAAGGCTAGCACGAATGAGTTCACCTGCGGTAGGTGCAAGAAGAAGGAAACTACTTACTACCAGTTGCAGACACGGAGTGCTGATGAGCCCATGACCACATTTGTAACTTGCGTAAACTGCAATAATCGCTGGAAGTTTTGA